A portion of the Streptococcus urinalis 2285-97 genome contains these proteins:
- a CDS encoding PBECR4 domain-containing protein, whose product MEDQNILSPEARKQFRKERVEKARTRSILDVAEALKMELVKSGNDYRWKEHNSLVITPNKNVWKWFSRDQGGDAIALVEMIKEVNFNQAVDFLNDGTFQEFIGNNEIIENFSYYLKPYEQEFLEGRDYLKNQRNLSDETISFFHDQGVLAQANAKLNNSIEPVIVFKTLSSSGEVVGATLQGINENREKWPERGYAKSIIRNSEAYNGMHVDIGKPNRLVFTESPIDLMSYYEVHQNELNDVRLVSMNGLKESTVGRHLSELEAELSNRPLNWSTEELGKGLDIALEKGYFNNIQNEGKITFAIDNDGAGIEFLNKMKAKGIIFIEDLPPLQPGQSKTDWNDYLRTSRQKKAPEIQAQKKERTNGSSGSLQDNPEGSPTPASQSETFERSVTSRPTLSSHLLHFSIREDFKSSGRGSYRYISPADLDKLNRRSAIIQEGANFYLKELANSTISYITSEGKIVQVQFKEENFMHLTGIKPLGHNQTAEKTLHDFAKGNGNFDNIMLSRGDGAFSKLNVLPDLPVTLSLDAFYFDNLNDINRYSGRFDSLIKSDDKDIMLLFRATEKDGILPVSVWEAREIHINELNQAKKNEIIAIYREREGRLEQIAINDYFIQDQGKELQTILAEKQFNNINATDKTESFTAINDYHVKVSQAQKLGVRQFESGESISYQEFVSSLYKINQENDNEHLRISFNIYDPDGQLIKDNVNYIVGEETEPVSRLLGLGFARLKGQPELAEIDEKVLSQLEELKVNEELSLEANELSKRQLIAEEDNSTSDINHSYKTAKQSVKESLAQKVEQIVERESQSQAIEESPFDYNTASAYDLSEKALQNIRDFTESPEKLEEYLNFMSQFPKLSPRNVALVQAQWPGANAVATFNQWKEIGDQLGITSDDVTISKNTYTNKKTGKTKEVINDSLSVAAGEKSRIRLFRPQMVKMIPVLDNDGNQLINSKGNPKFKPLSEATSEEKEKITNGELQVRQFQDRDLKTGQGKFTTYKVFELSQTNLKHESYPKAMPNRQFDFNIDKIKAKKVFDGLSHYAKQLGVPMELDHTNSLGNAKGAFSPAEQRILLNSKNTPGEQIATAIHELAHASLHNPKFIKGSQLLLTSTKEFEAEMSSYLVSKHFGLDTSKEAISYMANWTNNLKKLDDKELQNAMKRVHKTVSTIVTSVEKKALPIKSPNLKQKKSVNFSQPLKRGIKL is encoded by the coding sequence ATGGAAGATCAGAATATATTGAGTCCAGAAGCTAGAAAACAATTCAGAAAAGAACGTGTTGAAAAGGCTAGAACAAGGTCCATTTTAGATGTTGCTGAAGCTTTAAAAATGGAACTAGTTAAATCTGGAAATGATTATCGTTGGAAAGAACATAATAGTCTAGTGATTACACCAAATAAAAATGTTTGGAAATGGTTTTCTCGTGACCAAGGTGGGGATGCTATTGCATTGGTTGAAATGATAAAAGAGGTCAATTTCAATCAGGCTGTAGACTTTTTAAATGATGGAACTTTTCAGGAATTTATTGGTAATAATGAAATAATCGAAAACTTTAGTTACTATTTAAAGCCTTATGAACAAGAGTTTCTTGAAGGAAGAGATTATCTAAAGAATCAACGTAACTTATCAGATGAAACGATATCTTTCTTTCATGATCAGGGAGTTTTAGCACAAGCAAATGCTAAGTTGAATAATAGTATTGAACCGGTTATTGTCTTTAAGACCTTATCTTCTTCAGGCGAGGTGGTCGGAGCAACACTTCAGGGAATCAATGAGAATAGAGAAAAATGGCCAGAACGTGGCTATGCAAAGTCTATTATTCGTAATTCTGAAGCTTATAATGGAATGCACGTTGATATTGGTAAACCGAATCGATTAGTCTTTACAGAAAGCCCTATCGATTTAATGTCTTATTATGAAGTACATCAGAATGAGCTAAATGATGTGCGATTAGTTTCAATGAATGGTTTAAAAGAGTCGACTGTAGGACGTCATTTATCAGAATTAGAAGCAGAACTCTCTAATAGACCTTTAAATTGGTCAACTGAAGAACTTGGAAAAGGTTTAGATATTGCTTTAGAGAAAGGTTATTTTAACAATATTCAAAACGAAGGGAAAATTACCTTTGCGATTGATAATGATGGAGCAGGTATTGAATTCTTAAATAAGATGAAAGCTAAAGGGATTATCTTTATAGAGGATTTACCTCCCCTGCAACCAGGACAAAGTAAAACGGATTGGAATGATTATTTAAGAACAAGTAGACAAAAAAAAGCACCTGAAATTCAGGCACAAAAAAAAGAGAGGACCAATGGTAGTTCGGGGTCTTTACAGGACAATCCTGAAGGCAGTCCCACACCTGCTTCACAAAGTGAAACCTTTGAACGCTCTGTTACCAGTCGTCCTACACTATCCTCTCATTTACTTCATTTTAGCATAAGAGAGGACTTCAAGTCAAGTGGACGTGGTTCTTATAGGTATATTTCTCCAGCTGATTTAGATAAATTAAATAGACGGAGTGCGATTATTCAAGAAGGAGCTAATTTCTATTTGAAAGAACTGGCAAATTCAACTATAAGTTATATAACTTCTGAAGGGAAAATTGTTCAAGTACAATTCAAAGAAGAAAATTTTATGCATTTAACAGGGATAAAACCGTTAGGACATAATCAAACTGCGGAAAAAACATTACATGACTTTGCGAAAGGTAATGGTAATTTTGATAATATTATGCTTTCTCGAGGAGATGGTGCGTTTTCAAAACTTAATGTTTTACCTGATTTGCCAGTAACCCTTAGTTTAGATGCTTTCTATTTTGATAATCTTAATGACATTAATCGTTATTCAGGACGGTTTGATAGCTTAATCAAGTCCGATGATAAAGATATTATGTTACTCTTTAGGGCTACTGAAAAAGATGGAATACTTCCAGTTTCTGTATGGGAAGCTAGAGAGATACATATAAATGAGCTTAATCAAGCTAAAAAAAATGAAATCATTGCTATTTATCGAGAACGTGAGGGACGATTAGAACAAATTGCAATTAATGACTATTTCATACAAGACCAAGGAAAAGAACTACAAACAATCTTAGCTGAAAAACAATTTAACAATATTAATGCAACTGATAAAACAGAAAGCTTTACAGCTATCAATGATTATCATGTAAAAGTTAGTCAAGCTCAAAAACTTGGAGTAAGACAATTTGAGAGTGGAGAAAGCATTTCATATCAAGAATTTGTTTCAAGTTTATATAAAATAAATCAAGAAAATGATAATGAGCATTTAAGGATAAGTTTCAATATTTATGATCCTGATGGTCAACTGATTAAAGACAACGTTAATTATATTGTCGGCGAGGAGACAGAACCAGTTTCCAGACTATTAGGACTTGGTTTCGCTCGTCTAAAAGGACAACCAGAGCTTGCTGAAATTGATGAAAAAGTCTTATCACAACTAGAGGAATTAAAAGTCAATGAAGAACTGTCACTTGAAGCAAATGAATTATCAAAGAGGCAGTTAATTGCTGAAGAAGATAATTCAACTAGTGACATTAATCATTCATATAAGACAGCTAAACAGTCAGTTAAGGAGAGTCTAGCTCAAAAAGTAGAACAGATTGTAGAAAGGGAGAGTCAATCACAAGCTATTGAAGAATCACCTTTTGACTATAATACTGCTAGTGCTTACGATTTATCAGAAAAAGCACTTCAAAATATTAGAGATTTTACAGAGTCCCCTGAAAAACTGGAAGAATATCTAAATTTCATGAGTCAGTTTCCTAAACTATCACCTCGAAATGTCGCACTTGTTCAGGCTCAATGGCCTGGCGCAAATGCTGTGGCAACTTTTAATCAATGGAAGGAAATTGGAGATCAATTAGGTATCACATCAGATGATGTGACTATTTCAAAAAACACTTATACCAATAAAAAAACGGGTAAGACTAAAGAAGTTATCAATGATAGTCTGTCAGTTGCTGCTGGAGAAAAATCAAGAATTCGGTTATTTAGACCCCAAATGGTAAAAATGATTCCAGTCCTTGATAATGACGGAAATCAGTTGATAAATAGTAAAGGAAATCCAAAATTTAAACCACTTTCTGAGGCTACATCTGAAGAAAAAGAAAAAATCACCAATGGGGAGTTGCAGGTTAGACAATTTCAAGATAGAGATCTTAAAACTGGCCAAGGCAAGTTTACAACTTATAAAGTATTTGAACTCTCTCAAACTAATTTGAAACATGAAAGTTATCCTAAAGCAATGCCTAATAGACAATTTGACTTTAATATAGATAAGATAAAAGCTAAGAAAGTTTTTGACGGGCTCAGTCACTATGCTAAACAATTAGGAGTTCCTATGGAATTAGACCACACAAACTCTTTAGGAAATGCAAAAGGTGCCTTTTCTCCAGCTGAACAACGTATTTTATTAAATTCTAAAAATACTCCTGGAGAACAAATTGCAACTGCTATTCATGAATTAGCTCACGCCTCCTTACATAATCCAAAGTTTATTAAGGGGAGTCAGTTGTTGCTAACTTCTACTAAAGAATTTGAAGCCGAAATGTCTAGTTACCTAGTATCAAAACATTTTGGTTTAGATACATCAAAGGAAGCTATTTCTTATATGGCTAATTGGACTAATAACCTCAAAAAATTGGATGACAAAGAACTTCAAAATGCAATGAAACGAGTTCATAAAACTGTTTCAACAATAGTAACTAGTGTTGAAAAGAAAGCTTTACCAATAAAGTCTCCTAACTTGAAACAGAAAAAATCCGTAAATTTTTCTCAGCCTCTGAAGAGAGGTATTAAACTATAA
- a CDS encoding type IA DNA topoisomerase, whose product MLTVILAEKDQQAQDYAEALGQYVCKDKVFIVEQTDYFEGPVHIVASEGHLFEYEAPQDNWSLDSLPLLDVSFKQHLKEDKKSKEYFNRIYKEVIKCDRIVIGTDSDREGERIAYSILSHIPNAKNKITNRLWVSSLSKKGLEQAFKNLRDPQETYDYYLEAEARAQSDWLVGMNLSPYTTLELQRQGKLPRKKGNTLSVGRVQTSIVRLICENDVAINNFESTLFYKIKLEDQNTNIIFSNTEKIESSEEALTISREFQRISLVSKVEKTIKQTPSPKLFNLAQIQSFASSRWKFSAEKTLNLIEALYLKKYITYPRTDCNHITEHEFNYLKDNLARYQHTINCHFSPYYLEPRENYVDGEIVAKLSHYALVPTENIPNLLSLSSDERLIYEAITRRTLLMFAEDCSYHLTTVSVANNGLVFKTTGRQMITKGWTELSNQPLKKDVILPDYKVDDEIVSRVTIEEGQTQAPKRITEDQLIGTILPKYGLGTSATRAEMLNTIQKKEYVVKDTKTSQFTPTNKAYLLIDFLYDNEFSNPETTAGWELFLSQIGEGKINPREFVDAIKEKIQSQMNLKKNGEISD is encoded by the coding sequence ATGTTAACAGTTATTTTAGCAGAAAAAGATCAACAAGCTCAAGACTACGCTGAAGCTCTTGGTCAGTACGTGTGTAAGGATAAAGTCTTTATTGTTGAGCAAACAGATTATTTCGAAGGTCCAGTTCATATTGTAGCTTCTGAAGGTCATTTATTTGAGTATGAAGCTCCTCAGGATAATTGGAGTCTAGATAGTTTGCCACTTTTAGATGTATCTTTTAAACAACATCTGAAAGAAGATAAAAAATCAAAAGAATATTTCAATCGTATTTATAAGGAAGTTATTAAGTGTGATCGTATCGTTATTGGTACTGATTCAGATCGTGAAGGAGAACGTATTGCTTATTCCATACTTTCGCATATTCCTAACGCAAAAAATAAAATAACAAATCGCTTATGGGTATCGTCTCTCAGCAAGAAAGGTTTAGAACAAGCTTTTAAAAACTTAAGGGATCCTCAAGAAACCTATGATTACTACTTAGAAGCTGAAGCACGTGCTCAAAGTGATTGGCTTGTAGGAATGAATCTATCACCCTATACAACATTAGAATTACAAAGACAAGGCAAATTACCAAGAAAAAAAGGTAATACGTTATCAGTAGGTCGTGTTCAAACGAGTATTGTACGTCTGATTTGTGAAAATGATGTTGCAATTAATAATTTTGAATCCACACTATTTTATAAAATCAAATTGGAAGATCAAAATACAAATATTATTTTTTCAAACACTGAAAAGATTGAAAGTAGTGAAGAAGCCTTAACGATATCAAGAGAATTCCAGAGAATATCACTGGTTTCTAAAGTTGAAAAAACAATCAAACAAACACCATCTCCAAAATTATTTAATTTGGCTCAAATACAGTCATTTGCTTCTAGTCGATGGAAGTTCTCAGCTGAAAAAACTTTGAATCTAATTGAGGCTTTATATTTAAAAAAATACATTACCTATCCCAGAACGGATTGTAATCATATAACAGAACACGAGTTTAACTATTTGAAGGATAACCTGGCCCGTTATCAACATACTATTAATTGTCACTTTTCTCCTTACTACTTAGAGCCTAGAGAAAATTATGTTGATGGAGAAATAGTAGCTAAATTAAGCCACTATGCTTTAGTACCTACAGAAAACATTCCAAATCTCTTAAGTTTATCCTCAGATGAACGCCTTATCTATGAAGCAATTACCAGGAGAACACTTCTTATGTTTGCGGAAGATTGCAGTTACCATTTAACAACTGTTTCAGTTGCCAATAACGGTTTAGTTTTTAAAACCACTGGTAGACAAATGATTACTAAAGGATGGACTGAATTATCAAATCAACCACTAAAAAAAGATGTTATCTTACCAGATTATAAAGTTGATGACGAAATAGTGAGTAGAGTAACTATTGAAGAAGGACAAACACAAGCTCCTAAACGCATAACTGAAGATCAGCTTATTGGAACGATTTTACCAAAATATGGACTTGGAACATCGGCTACTAGAGCAGAAATGTTAAACACAATTCAAAAGAAAGAATATGTGGTTAAAGATACAAAAACGTCACAATTTACGCCAACAAATAAAGCTTACTTATTAATTGATTTCTTATATGATAATGAATTTTCAAATCCTGAAACGACAGCGGGTTGGGAGTTGTTCCTCAGCCAAATTGGAGAAGGGAAAATTAATCCAAGAGAGTTTGTTGATGCCATCAAGGAGAAGATTCAATCCCAAATGAATTTAAAAAAGAATGGAGAAATAAGTGACTAA
- a CDS encoding AAA family ATPase, which produces MTKENSNTPMLDRYTDNLSADVSLRPEDFHVYGRDKEIQMVIRSLKRRSKNNPVLVGEPGVGKTAIVEGIALAIIRDEVPAHLKGMTVRSLELSSLMNNEEGGNFITKFKGIIEEMVATSDENLLFIDEFHTIMGAGKDGQSLDAGNIIKSVLARGKLKIIGATTLDEYHEFIEEDRALERRTQPIMINEPSAKEAFQIISQAKSVYETFHQVTISDIAVEQAIQLSVRYVLDRFLPDKAFDLLDEAAAYCSSEGKKIVTEVEIAEILKLKTGIPISTILKDDSFRLSELRSRLKEKIKGQDQAIDAVVDAIAISKAGLQDEDKPISSFLFLGPTGVGKTELANTLATALFDDPEALLRFDMSEYSQKEDVSRMIGDRKSKSKGALTEGVKRKPYSILLIDEIEKGVQEVHDLLLQVLDAGHLTDATGRKISFKNVIVIMTTNIGAQKIINKAEMRGNIKDLTDRDRQQFEASMDIELQTEFRPEFLNRIENQVVFNLLDRETIGEIAVSKLAEFESKLNQQDIELSYDPEVIDYLIANGTNVKKGARPLTRLIKKKIIAPISFKLLTLKLNHEPQLLKISVEGNAPDENHRIDRRKLLFQLEEKTHFRSELTP; this is translated from the coding sequence GTGACTAAAGAAAATAGCAATACCCCGATGTTAGATCGCTATACGGATAATCTTTCTGCTGATGTTTCTTTAAGACCAGAAGACTTTCATGTATATGGTAGAGATAAAGAAATACAAATGGTTATTCGGTCTTTGAAACGTAGATCTAAGAATAATCCAGTTTTAGTCGGTGAGCCTGGAGTAGGTAAGACGGCAATAGTTGAAGGGATAGCTTTAGCAATCATACGTGATGAAGTACCTGCCCATCTAAAAGGTATGACAGTTAGATCTCTTGAATTATCTAGTTTAATGAATAATGAAGAGGGTGGTAATTTCATTACTAAGTTTAAGGGAATCATCGAGGAGATGGTTGCTACTAGTGATGAGAATCTCTTATTTATAGATGAGTTTCACACCATTATGGGTGCTGGTAAAGATGGACAATCATTAGATGCAGGAAATATTATTAAGTCGGTTTTAGCTCGAGGCAAACTAAAAATTATTGGAGCAACAACTTTAGATGAATACCATGAATTTATCGAGGAGGATAGGGCTCTTGAACGTCGAACACAACCGATTATGATTAATGAGCCAAGTGCTAAAGAAGCCTTTCAAATCATTTCACAAGCTAAGTCTGTCTATGAAACGTTTCATCAGGTGACTATTTCTGATATCGCTGTTGAGCAAGCTATTCAACTTTCAGTACGATATGTTCTTGATCGATTCTTGCCAGATAAAGCATTTGATCTATTAGATGAAGCAGCAGCTTATTGTTCAAGTGAAGGTAAAAAGATTGTTACTGAAGTAGAAATTGCTGAAATACTGAAGTTAAAAACCGGCATTCCTATTTCAACTATTTTAAAAGATGATAGCTTTCGTTTATCTGAACTAAGAAGTCGTTTGAAAGAAAAAATTAAAGGACAAGACCAAGCAATTGATGCTGTTGTTGATGCAATAGCCATTTCAAAAGCAGGTTTACAGGATGAAGATAAGCCAATTAGTTCATTCCTCTTTCTTGGGCCAACAGGTGTAGGAAAGACCGAATTGGCTAACACCCTTGCGACAGCTTTGTTTGATGATCCTGAAGCTTTACTTCGATTTGATATGTCTGAGTATTCACAAAAAGAAGATGTCAGTCGTATGATTGGGGATCGAAAATCGAAATCTAAAGGGGCTTTAACCGAAGGTGTAAAGAGAAAACCTTATTCTATTCTCTTAATCGATGAAATCGAAAAAGGGGTTCAAGAGGTTCACGATCTTCTACTTCAAGTTTTGGATGCAGGTCACCTCACAGATGCTACTGGGAGAAAGATTAGCTTTAAAAATGTCATTGTCATTATGACTACAAATATAGGCGCCCAAAAGATAATCAATAAAGCTGAAATGAGAGGAAATATTAAAGACCTGACAGATAGAGATAGACAACAATTTGAAGCTAGTATGGATATAGAACTTCAAACAGAATTTAGACCCGAATTTCTAAATAGAATTGAAAATCAGGTTGTCTTTAATCTTTTAGATAGAGAAACAATCGGAGAAATAGCAGTAAGTAAGTTAGCAGAGTTTGAAAGCAAGTTAAATCAACAAGATATTGAACTCAGCTATGATCCTGAAGTGATTGACTATTTGATTGCTAACGGAACTAATGTCAAAAAGGGTGCAAGGCCATTGACACGTTTAATTAAGAAGAAAATTATCGCACCAATATCCTTTAAATTACTGACATTAAAACTAAATCATGAACCTCAGTTATTAAAAATTTCAGTTGAGGGGAATGCACCTGATGAAAATCATCGCATCGATAGGAGAAAATTACTTTTTCAGTTAGAAGAAAAAACTCATTTTAGAAGTGAGCTTACCCCTTAA
- a CDS encoding TrbC/VirB2 family protein yields the protein MKKYLAKQLLFVRSKSKHFLLSLSLFLATLQTHAVFADDPFAKTENLANQGISKVQGIGIVCFGFAAVVTGLVYGFGGRELKAKIKSHWLAIAIAIFAVSAGPSIVEWFFNFVKGG from the coding sequence ATGAAAAAATATTTGGCAAAACAATTATTATTTGTGAGGAGTAAATCAAAACACTTTTTACTATCTCTTTCTCTATTTTTAGCAACGTTACAAACCCATGCGGTTTTCGCGGATGATCCATTTGCTAAAACAGAAAACTTAGCTAATCAAGGTATTTCAAAAGTACAAGGAATTGGAATTGTTTGTTTTGGATTTGCTGCTGTAGTTACGGGGCTTGTCTATGGTTTTGGAGGACGTGAATTAAAAGCAAAAATTAAATCTCATTGGCTAGCAATTGCTATAGCGATATTTGCTGTTTCAGCAGGACCAAGTATTGTTGAATGGTTTTTCAATTTTGTTAAAGGAGGATAA
- a CDS encoding LPXTG cell wall anchor domain-containing protein — protein sequence MDQAKIIIGLAVATLSTGAGIVHAEDVTPPTPVREASTTNEKVTAPQVTQEQVDSAKANVDQATSNVNAQQNVVNDAQSQTNQSQNNVVSATTAVTDATATAQQATPEVITKAQASVAEANTAVKIAETNLTTAQTEATQANTAVSKQTQVVAENQTNVAQAQTDANKAQEAVDTAKQAIDSTQANTNLADAEKVVVEKTTNVATAETNLTDAKQADAKLTEETTQAQSTVTQKDLAVKDTQALLNQVASEMIKEQVTTSLQNQAYYNQRDGVWAGYYGSNSFAATGCVPTSLAMVFTELARRGVTPTEVANYLYNNTNYFNKYFSGTSANGIVSASQHFGFVPTHLGSQSAIVEALQAGHYVVGAVQNNKFSPWGPGYSHEIVLRGYSNGNAYIYDPYNRANIGWYPVASLWSERSGDKDDNALGVPFFKITTQKMAQLEAQQAQLTSAVNTTKTQLAKAKQALNNLQATPLKTPDAQAKLNQAKVELALAQDNYVKAQEAVKLASQELAVKEANLKNAQAELLAKQNILNEAQATLAESQLVLAEFEAALANAQNKVKKAQDSLTSAQTILGQKQADLQALQNAPKVLAEAQAKLLSAKADLVNKKAILDKEVAKLKELQAVQAEAQNQYSIVFEAYKVVLEAKKQAELTEIYNHIIAGGGEAIPVVDETGKITGYVDGSQKAGGNEVTLALTSNGQAPLESPVNKENHALTKTSQVLPHTGEAGVSLLSVLGAGLISTLGLISLKKRRTH from the coding sequence ATGGATCAAGCAAAAATTATTATAGGTTTAGCAGTCGCTACTCTATCAACAGGTGCCGGAATTGTACACGCTGAAGACGTAACACCACCAACACCAGTTAGAGAAGCATCAACTACAAATGAAAAAGTCACTGCTCCTCAGGTAACACAAGAACAAGTAGACAGCGCAAAAGCCAATGTTGATCAAGCAACAAGTAATGTTAATGCACAACAAAATGTAGTTAATGATGCTCAAAGTCAAACCAACCAATCACAAAATAATGTAGTTAGTGCAACAACAGCAGTAACAGATGCTACTGCAACTGCTCAACAAGCAACTCCTGAAGTAATAACAAAAGCTCAAGCAAGTGTAGCGGAAGCTAATACAGCAGTGAAGATTGCTGAAACAAACCTAACAACTGCTCAAACAGAAGCTACACAAGCTAATACAGCAGTTTCTAAGCAAACACAGGTTGTTGCTGAAAATCAAACGAATGTAGCTCAAGCTCAAACAGATGCTAACAAAGCTCAAGAAGCAGTTGATACTGCTAAACAAGCAATTGATTCTACTCAAGCCAATACTAATTTAGCTGATGCGGAAAAGGTAGTAGTTGAGAAAACTACTAATGTAGCAACTGCTGAAACAAATCTTACAGACGCAAAACAAGCTGATGCAAAATTGACTGAAGAAACAACACAAGCTCAATCAACAGTCACTCAAAAAGACTTAGCTGTTAAAGATACTCAAGCCTTGTTAAATCAAGTGGCAAGTGAAATGATTAAGGAACAAGTGACAACTAGTCTTCAAAATCAAGCTTATTACAATCAACGTGATGGAGTTTGGGCAGGCTACTATGGTAGTAACAGTTTTGCTGCAACAGGCTGTGTCCCTACTTCATTAGCCATGGTCTTTACTGAATTAGCTCGAAGAGGGGTAACACCGACCGAGGTCGCAAACTATCTTTATAACAATACTAATTATTTTAACAAGTATTTTTCTGGTACTAGTGCCAACGGAATTGTTTCTGCTTCCCAACATTTTGGCTTTGTTCCAACTCACCTTGGAAGTCAATCAGCTATCGTTGAAGCCTTACAAGCAGGACATTATGTTGTAGGTGCTGTACAAAATAATAAGTTTTCACCTTGGGGGCCTGGTTATAGCCACGAGATTGTTTTGAGAGGTTACTCTAATGGTAATGCTTATATCTATGATCCTTATAATCGAGCAAACATTGGCTGGTATCCAGTTGCTAGTCTTTGGTCAGAAAGAAGTGGAGATAAAGACGATAATGCTTTAGGTGTTCCGTTCTTTAAAATTACTACTCAAAAAATGGCTCAACTTGAAGCACAACAGGCTCAGTTAACATCTGCTGTAAATACTACAAAAACACAATTGGCAAAGGCAAAACAAGCGTTAAATAACTTACAAGCAACACCTCTTAAAACTCCTGATGCACAGGCAAAACTTAATCAAGCAAAAGTGGAGTTAGCACTTGCACAAGATAACTATGTTAAAGCACAAGAAGCTGTTAAGTTAGCGAGCCAAGAATTAGCTGTTAAAGAAGCTAACCTAAAAAATGCTCAAGCTGAGCTATTAGCTAAGCAAAATATTTTGAATGAAGCACAAGCAACCCTTGCAGAAAGTCAATTAGTATTAGCTGAATTTGAAGCAGCTTTGGCTAATGCGCAGAATAAGGTGAAAAAAGCTCAAGATAGCTTAACATCTGCTCAAACGATTCTTGGACAAAAACAAGCTGACTTACAAGCATTGCAAAATGCACCAAAAGTCCTAGCAGAGGCTCAAGCGAAATTGCTTAGTGCGAAAGCTGATTTGGTAAATAAAAAGGCTATCTTAGACAAGGAAGTCGCAAAATTAAAAGAATTACAAGCTGTTCAAGCTGAAGCACAAAATCAATATAGTATTGTTTTTGAAGCATACAAAGTAGTATTAGAAGCTAAAAAACAAGCTGAATTAACAGAAATCTATAATCATATTATTGCAGGTGGCGGTGAAGCAATACCAGTTGTGGATGAAACAGGTAAAATAACTGGTTACGTAGACGGTAGTCAAAAAGCTGGTGGTAATGAAGTGACTCTTGCTTTAACTAGTAACGGTCAAGCACCCCTCGAAAGTCCAGTTAATAAAGAAAACCATGCTCTAACAAAAACATCTCAAGTTCTACCACATACTGGTGAAGCAGGAGTATCCCTCTTATCAGTATTAGGTGCAGGTCTTATCTCAACACTTGGGCTGATTAGTTTGAAAAAACGTCGCACACATTAA
- a CDS encoding LPXTG cell wall anchor domain-containing protein — protein sequence MSKKQLLLLTCVSTLALVGPTAFAEDVVPVDPTTPSTEVTIPPTPVDPGVPTDTTDPSTPVEPETPTDTTNPSTPADPGTPTDTTTPTDSSTTPGTSTKPSDSESTNTNPGTKPTDEVKPETPKTPEVPSTVTPEVIDKVDKETGNITIKPIPISPNKTIIGTQNGQLIVQDYLGKQSVESAENYGGRVNDDGTVTIKDVEGKEKTLPHTGDNKGTLSIIGAMFLSLTPFLFKKKALFN from the coding sequence ATGTCAAAAAAACAATTATTACTCTTAACTTGCGTCTCAACTCTTGCACTCGTAGGTCCTACAGCATTTGCGGAAGATGTAGTCCCAGTAGATCCAACTACACCATCAACAGAAGTGACTATACCACCAACCCCAGTAGATCCTGGTGTACCAACTGACACAACAGATCCTAGTACCCCAGTAGAACCGGAGACTCCTACTGATACGACAAATCCTAGTACTCCAGCAGATCCAGGAACTCCTACTGATACGACAACACCAACTGACAGTTCGACTACACCAGGGACTTCTACTAAACCTTCAGACTCAGAGTCAACGAATACAAATCCAGGAACAAAACCAACAGATGAAGTTAAGCCAGAAACACCTAAAACTCCTGAAGTGCCGTCAACAGTAACTCCAGAGGTAATTGATAAGGTAGACAAAGAAACAGGTAATATTACGATTAAACCAATCCCAATTAGTCCAAATAAAACTATTATTGGTACACAAAATGGCCAATTAATCGTACAAGACTATTTAGGAAAACAATCCGTTGAATCAGCTGAAAATTATGGTGGACGTGTTAACGATGATGGAACGGTCACCATTAAAGATGTTGAAGGCAAAGAAAAGACATTACCACATACTGGTGACAACAAGGGGACTTTAAGTATCATTGGAGCAATGTTCCTTTCCTTAACGCCTTTCTTATTCAAAAAGAAAGCATTGTTTAACTAA